The following proteins are co-located in the Carassius auratus strain Wakin chromosome 7, ASM336829v1, whole genome shotgun sequence genome:
- the cmtr2 gene encoding cap-specific mRNA (nucleoside-2'-O-)-methyltransferase 2 isoform X2 — protein sequence MNQGRGVRKRTVPEKSYAFETCNEEMRVEIHQLFNKVRSYVPPAGKEWTLPDPSVVLCDPHVSHPRLQALKQSLNEVKNQLSDKDLSIWHQHTCFTNRAGSVTAHLRSTTNAELCTQAWAKFYEILGTFKLLPENALKTGEMNSIHLCEAPGAFISALNHFLKTSGLHCDWSWIANTLNPYYEANGRGCTITDDRLITHTLPWWFFGSDNTGDIMLQKHLLELPRFVSSMHSVDLVTADGSFDCQGDPGEQERLVAPLQYCEAVCALLLLGTGGSFVLKMFTLFEHSSVCLLYLLACCFRSVNVFKPGTSKSGNSELYIVCLDYQAKEEIRPLLSKLIRNYGPDLASTAALFPRHCIPDSFLSQHEEICTFFHALQVNTIQENLKLFKCMSVEQRRRLEQLREYAAEFYTKRFNVHYLPRKSWVCRGGVARWAKLCERKQMGSFNQRKEMELQGWKQRLAQGNYGPFIERHCAGTEGCENVLSGRLDECDLGAWFALEGAVLPKVCSSTFCDQEMLDFLNEALEENLRVKAANHSDRALPVCSSCSIDSPVGILSEICSHPDVTSCLVLGSQSWCDGTLVGVKLQPEFLQGLSRCEKQHQGSALVIPLCSVLTRFTSGLVFTLHLCFRYITFHCLSGWPPAALVCVGFSPPSALPWLLDFLRDVLEKMKKVKLELGRQILQFVPLEELLRGELPRFLSSFNTAVVRQQLHMLMQVE from the exons ATGAACCAGGGTCGTGGAGTGAGAAAAAGAACGGTACCAGAAAAATCATATGCCTTTGAAACATGTAACGAGGAAATGCGTGTGGAGATTCACCAGCTCTTCAACAAGGTCAGAAGTTATGTCCCCCCTGCTGGAAAAGAATGGACGTTGCCTGACCCAAGTGTGGTGCTCTGTGATCCTCATGTGAGTCACCCACGTTTGCAAGCTCTGAAACAATCACTAAATGAAGTGAAGAATCAACTCAGCGATAAAGACCTCTCAATATGGCACCAGCATACTTGTTTCACCAACCGAGCAGGTAGTGTTACAGCCCACCTTCGCTCTACAACCAATGCAGAGCTGTGCACCCAGGCTTGGGCCAAGTTCTATGAGATCCTAGGGACTTTTAAACTTCTGCCTGAGAATGCGTTGAAGACTGGCGAGATGAACTCCATACACCTATGTGAAGCCCCTGGTGCCTTCATATCAGCTCTAAATCACTTCCTCAAGACAAGTGGCCTTCATTGTGACTGGAGCTGGATAGCAAACACTCTAAATCCATACTATGAAGCCAACGGACGTGGTTGTACTATCACAGATGACAGACTCATCACACACACTCTGCCTTGGTGGTTCTTTGGTTCTGACAACACGGGTGACATAATGCTTCAGAAGCATCTGCTGGAACTGCCGAGATTTGTGAGCAGCATGCACAGTGTTGATTTGGTTACAGCAGATGGAAGCTTTGACTGTCAGGGGGACCCAGGGGAACAGGAGAGATTAGTTGCCCCGCTTCAATACTGCGAAGCCGTTTGTGCGCTTCTGCTGTTAGGAACCGGAGGCTCATTCGTCCTGAAGATGTTCACACTGTTTGAACactcatctgtctgtctgctgtatCTCCTCGCATGCTGTTTCCGTTCCGTGAACGTCTTCAAGCCAGGCACCAGCAAGTCTGGAAATTCAGAACTGTATATAGTGTGCTTGGACTATCAGGCCAAAGAAGAAATTCGGCCATTGCTCTCAAAGTTAATCCGTAATTACGGACCAGACCTGGCATCCACAGCGGCGCTCTTTCCCCGCCACTGCATTCCAGACTCGTTTCTAAGTCAGCATGAAGAGATATGCACTTTTTTCCATGCATTGCAAGTTAACACAATACAGGAGAACCTCaagctttttaaatgcatgaGTGTAGAACAGCGCAGGCGATTGGAGCAGCTCAGGGAATATGCTGCAGAGTTTTATACAAAACGTTTTAATGTTCACTACCTCCCTCGGAAAAGCTGGGTTTGCCGTGGTGGTGTGGCCAGATGGGCAAAACTCTGTGAAAGGAAGCAGATGGGCTCTTTCAATCAGCGCAAGGAAATGGAACTTCAGGGATGGAAGCAGCGCCTTGCCCAAGGAAATTATGGGCCGTTCATAGAGAGGCACTGTGCAGGGACAGAAGGGTGTGAGAATGTACTTAGTGGCCGACTGGATGAGTGCGATTTGGGAGCCTGGTTTGCCCTTGAGGGAGCTGTCCTGCCGAAAGTCTGCAGTTCCACCTTCTGTGACCAAGAAATGCTAGACTTCCTGAATGAAGCTCTGGAGGAGAACCTGAGGGTCAAAGCGGCAAATCATTCTGACAGAGCTTTGCCAGTATGCAGCTCCTGCAGCATTGACTCCCCTGTAGGCATCTTATCTGAGATTTGCAGCCATCCTGATGTGACATCTTGTTTGGTGCTGGGAAGCCAGTCTTGGTGTGACGGCACACTTGTAGGTGTTAAACTGCAGCCAGAGTTTTTGCAAGGACTATCCCGTTGTGAG AAACAGCATCAGGGATCGGCCCTGGTGATTCCCTTATGTTCTGTCTTAACACGCTTCACCTCCGGCCTGGTTTTCACACTCCACCTGTGCTTCCGTTACATCACATTCCACTGCTTGTCTGGTTGGCCTCCTGCTGCTCTTGTGTGTGTAGGTTTCTCTCCACCATCAGCACTACCCTGGCTGCTGGACTTTCTCCGGGACGTTTTGGAGAAGATGAAAAAAGTTAAGCTTGAGCTGGGCAGGCAGATTCTGCAGTTTGTACCTTTAGAAGAACTTCTCAGGGGGGAATTACCTCGCTTCCTGTCTTCCTTCAATACTGCTGTTGTCCGACAGCAGCTACACATGCTGATGCAGGTTGAATAG
- the cmtr2 gene encoding cap-specific mRNA (nucleoside-2'-O-)-methyltransferase 2 isoform X1, translating into MNQGRGVRKRTVPEKSYAFETCNEEMRVEIHQLFNKVRSYVPPAGKEWTLPDPSVVLCDPHVSHPRLQALKQSLNEVKNQLSDKDLSIWHQHTCFTNRAGSVTAHLRSTTNAELCTQAWAKFYEILGTFKLLPENALKTGEMNSIHLCEAPGAFISALNHFLKTSGLHCDWSWIANTLNPYYEANGRGCTITDDRLITHTLPWWFFGSDNTGDIMLQKHLLELPRFVSSMHSVDLVTADGSFDCQGDPGEQERLVAPLQYCEAVCALLLLGTGGSFVLKMFTLFEHSSVCLLYLLACCFRSVNVFKPGTSKSGNSELYIVCLDYQAKEEIRPLLSKLIRNYGPDLASTAALFPRHCIPDSFLSQHEEICTFFHALQVNTIQENLKLFKCMSVEQRRRLEQLREYAAEFYTKRFNVHYLPRKSWVCRGGVARWAKLCERKQMGSFNQRKEMELQGWKQRLAQGNYGPFIERHCAGTEGCENVLSGRLDECDLGAWFALEGAVLPKVCSSTFCDQEMLDFLNEALEENLRVKAANHSDRALPVCSSCSIDSPVGILSEICSHPDVTSCLVLGSQSWCDGTLVGVKLQPEFLQGLSRCEVQDSTLHDGQPDYQFELLNTVLFALQKQHQGSALVIPLCSVLTRFTSGLVFTLHLCFRYITFHCLSGWPPAALVCVGFSPPSALPWLLDFLRDVLEKMKKVKLELGRQILQFVPLEELLRGELPRFLSSFNTAVVRQQLHMLMQVE; encoded by the coding sequence ATGAACCAGGGTCGTGGAGTGAGAAAAAGAACGGTACCAGAAAAATCATATGCCTTTGAAACATGTAACGAGGAAATGCGTGTGGAGATTCACCAGCTCTTCAACAAGGTCAGAAGTTATGTCCCCCCTGCTGGAAAAGAATGGACGTTGCCTGACCCAAGTGTGGTGCTCTGTGATCCTCATGTGAGTCACCCACGTTTGCAAGCTCTGAAACAATCACTAAATGAAGTGAAGAATCAACTCAGCGATAAAGACCTCTCAATATGGCACCAGCATACTTGTTTCACCAACCGAGCAGGTAGTGTTACAGCCCACCTTCGCTCTACAACCAATGCAGAGCTGTGCACCCAGGCTTGGGCCAAGTTCTATGAGATCCTAGGGACTTTTAAACTTCTGCCTGAGAATGCGTTGAAGACTGGCGAGATGAACTCCATACACCTATGTGAAGCCCCTGGTGCCTTCATATCAGCTCTAAATCACTTCCTCAAGACAAGTGGCCTTCATTGTGACTGGAGCTGGATAGCAAACACTCTAAATCCATACTATGAAGCCAACGGACGTGGTTGTACTATCACAGATGACAGACTCATCACACACACTCTGCCTTGGTGGTTCTTTGGTTCTGACAACACGGGTGACATAATGCTTCAGAAGCATCTGCTGGAACTGCCGAGATTTGTGAGCAGCATGCACAGTGTTGATTTGGTTACAGCAGATGGAAGCTTTGACTGTCAGGGGGACCCAGGGGAACAGGAGAGATTAGTTGCCCCGCTTCAATACTGCGAAGCCGTTTGTGCGCTTCTGCTGTTAGGAACCGGAGGCTCATTCGTCCTGAAGATGTTCACACTGTTTGAACactcatctgtctgtctgctgtatCTCCTCGCATGCTGTTTCCGTTCCGTGAACGTCTTCAAGCCAGGCACCAGCAAGTCTGGAAATTCAGAACTGTATATAGTGTGCTTGGACTATCAGGCCAAAGAAGAAATTCGGCCATTGCTCTCAAAGTTAATCCGTAATTACGGACCAGACCTGGCATCCACAGCGGCGCTCTTTCCCCGCCACTGCATTCCAGACTCGTTTCTAAGTCAGCATGAAGAGATATGCACTTTTTTCCATGCATTGCAAGTTAACACAATACAGGAGAACCTCaagctttttaaatgcatgaGTGTAGAACAGCGCAGGCGATTGGAGCAGCTCAGGGAATATGCTGCAGAGTTTTATACAAAACGTTTTAATGTTCACTACCTCCCTCGGAAAAGCTGGGTTTGCCGTGGTGGTGTGGCCAGATGGGCAAAACTCTGTGAAAGGAAGCAGATGGGCTCTTTCAATCAGCGCAAGGAAATGGAACTTCAGGGATGGAAGCAGCGCCTTGCCCAAGGAAATTATGGGCCGTTCATAGAGAGGCACTGTGCAGGGACAGAAGGGTGTGAGAATGTACTTAGTGGCCGACTGGATGAGTGCGATTTGGGAGCCTGGTTTGCCCTTGAGGGAGCTGTCCTGCCGAAAGTCTGCAGTTCCACCTTCTGTGACCAAGAAATGCTAGACTTCCTGAATGAAGCTCTGGAGGAGAACCTGAGGGTCAAAGCGGCAAATCATTCTGACAGAGCTTTGCCAGTATGCAGCTCCTGCAGCATTGACTCCCCTGTAGGCATCTTATCTGAGATTTGCAGCCATCCTGATGTGACATCTTGTTTGGTGCTGGGAAGCCAGTCTTGGTGTGACGGCACACTTGTAGGTGTTAAACTGCAGCCAGAGTTTTTGCAAGGACTATCCCGTTGTGAGGTACAGGATTCCACATTGCACGACGGACAACCAGACTATCAATTTGAGCTTCTGAACACTGTGCTTTTTGCTCTGCAGAAACAGCATCAGGGATCGGCCCTGGTGATTCCCTTATGTTCTGTCTTAACACGCTTCACCTCCGGCCTGGTTTTCACACTCCACCTGTGCTTCCGTTACATCACATTCCACTGCTTGTCTGGTTGGCCTCCTGCTGCTCTTGTGTGTGTAGGTTTCTCTCCACCATCAGCACTACCCTGGCTGCTGGACTTTCTCCGGGACGTTTTGGAGAAGATGAAAAAAGTTAAGCTTGAGCTGGGCAGGCAGATTCTGCAGTTTGTACCTTTAGAAGAACTTCTCAGGGGGGAATTACCTCGCTTCCTGTCTTCCTTCAATACTGCTGTTGTCCGACAGCAGCTACACATGCTGATGCAGGTTGAATAG